The nucleotide window GAAAACACCGTGCGCTGGCGCTGGCAGGCGGGAGACGTGGCGATCTGGGATAACCGCGCGACGCAGCATTATGCGGTGGATGATTACGGCACCCAGCCGCGTGTGGTGCGGCGTGTGACATTGGCGGGGGAGGTGCCGGTGGGTGTGAATGGGCAACTGAGCCGGACTACGCGTAAAGGCTGATATTGCCGGGGCCGCTTTGCGGCCCTTTCGCCGGCAAGCCAGCTCCCACAGGTACCTCACAGGTAACTCACAGGGCAGAAGGCAGCGGTGATCTTGTGGGAGCTGGCTTGCCGGCGATTCGGGGGCGAAGCCCCCGCCCGTCACAACCCGGTATCACAGGCAATCAACTGCCTGACCAGCCCCTGCGCCAACGGCGACAAACCATACCCCACCCGGCTCACCACTCCATAGCGGGTATGGCACGCCTCTTCCTGCTCGGGCGTCAGGTCTGCCAGCTTCAACTGCACCAACCCGCCCTCGCGTTGATACGGCCGCAAGTTGGCATTGCAGGCAATGCCGATGGTGTCCGAGTGCATCACCACATTCAGTAGCGCATACCCGTGCTCGCACTCTACCGCCGGCAGGAAGTCTTGCCGCCCGCTGAGGTCGCTGAGGATCTTGCGGATGTTCGGCGGGCGGAAGGTGGTGGCCATCGGGTAGTCGAACAGGTCGCGCGCCTGCACGGCCTCCTGCTCGGTCAGCGGGTGCCCGGCGCGGCAGCAGAAGTGCCAGCGCTGTGGTGTCAGCTTGTGCACCTGGTAGTCCGGGTCGGACTCGAACTGGCGGGTGTCGGCAACAAAGAACTCGATCTCCTCGGCCACCAGCTTGCGGTTCAGCGCCTGCCAGTTGTCCACCTGAAAGCAGGTGCGCGCCGCCGGGTACTCGGCCACGAAGCGGGCCACCGCGCGCGGCACAAGGCCGCCGGCTGGCGCAGGGCCGGAGCCGAAGCGTACCACCCCGGTGGTGGCGCCATTGAACTGGTGGATTTCGTTGACCAGATTGTGCGCCCCGTGCACCAGCCGCCGCGAATGCTCCAGCACCAGCAAGCCCTGGCGGGTCGGCGCCAGCTCTTTGCTCGCGCGGTCCACCAGCCGGCAGCCGATGTTGTGCTCCAGGGTCTGGATGCTGCGGCTGAAGGCCGATTGCGACAGGTTCACGGCCGCCGCAGCGGCCACGAAACTGCGGTGCTCGACAAGGGCGATGTAGTGACGCAACTGACGCAGATCGATATGCATTTTTTACATTAAAACCTTCGGTCAAATGCAATTGCTGACAAGGGTGAGTCCCCTTATAAAGGGTGTTACTTATTCCACTAAATATGAATTGCAAATATTTATATTACTTAAAAGAATATAAGCCCGACTGATCGCGATTCGGTTCCGCCAACGGAAATGCTCGCCAGGGCCCACGCCTCAAGGAGCATTTGCATGTCCGGACTTTCCAGTTGGCCTGCGCGCGCGTCGCGTTTCACCTTGCAACCCTTGGCCGCCGGCGTGTTGCTGGCGGTGTCATCTGGCAGCTTCGCCGAAGAGCCGGTCAGCGCCACCCCGGCGGTAGAGCAGGAAGCCAAGCTCGGCACCGTCACCGTCAATGCCCGCCGCCGCGAAGAAACCGCGCAAAGCGTGCCCACGCCCATCAGCGTGCTCGACAGCGAAACCCTGGAAACCCAGCGCATCTACCGCGTGCAGGATTTGCAACAGCTGGTGCCC belongs to Pseudomonas putida NBRC 14164 and includes:
- a CDS encoding LysR family transcriptional regulator; the protein is MHIDLRQLRHYIALVEHRSFVAAAAAVNLSQSAFSRSIQTLEHNIGCRLVDRASKELAPTRQGLLVLEHSRRLVHGAHNLVNEIHQFNGATTGVVRFGSGPAPAGGLVPRAVARFVAEYPAARTCFQVDNWQALNRKLVAEEIEFFVADTRQFESDPDYQVHKLTPQRWHFCCRAGHPLTEQEAVQARDLFDYPMATTFRPPNIRKILSDLSGRQDFLPAVECEHGYALLNVVMHSDTIGIACNANLRPYQREGGLVQLKLADLTPEQEEACHTRYGVVSRVGYGLSPLAQGLVRQLIACDTGL